A DNA window from Armatimonadota bacterium contains the following coding sequences:
- a CDS encoding PEP-CTERM sorting domain-containing protein (PEP-CTERM proteins occur, often in large numbers, in the proteomes of bacteria that also encode an exosortase, a predicted intramembrane cysteine proteinase. The presence of a PEP-CTERM domain at a protein's C-terminus predicts cleavage within the sorting domain, followed by covalent anchoring to some some component of the (usually Gram-negative) cell surface. Many PEP-CTERM proteins exhibit an unusual sequence composition that includes large numbers of potential glycosylation sites. Expression of one such protein has been shown restore the ability of a bacterium to form floc, a type of biofilm.) → MREVIAPGESQLVFSGINNAGQISAEGWDTKNLYRINTNGQIETAPQTLHQHTNFTSGGINEAGDVVVYGNPLQGSGRTKVGYWTPGVGMTDLMVQDNGQNYWFESFAMNNAHTAVGWAEYMGAGGSGGSGNAIYYSPNSSALLVPGYWDGYNLARDIDEAGNIVGCVNLDPILWRANGTYVDLTQPSSYGSATAINSSGLISGTLNDINGKHLAIWNISGQLLHKIYIGDRVNNPNPLTESTYMNENGDVVVTVLKNGALRHCFWSESTGLLDITTLFTNTSGGRLNIMGINNRREMIATGYFGNVYKQNLLLTPVPEPSEMIVLGVGLVGVVLRRRKRKAV, encoded by the coding sequence ATGCGTGAGGTGATTGCTCCAGGCGAGTCGCAACTCGTGTTTAGTGGCATTAACAACGCCGGACAGATTTCTGCGGAGGGCTGGGACACTAAGAACCTCTACCGAATCAATACTAACGGGCAGATCGAGACTGCTCCGCAAACACTTCACCAGCACACGAATTTCACGTCAGGTGGCATTAATGAGGCTGGCGATGTGGTTGTGTATGGAAATCCGCTTCAAGGATCTGGCCGTACTAAGGTCGGATATTGGACTCCAGGCGTGGGCATGACAGATCTCATGGTTCAAGACAATGGTCAAAACTATTGGTTTGAGTCATTCGCCATGAACAATGCCCACACTGCTGTGGGTTGGGCAGAGTACATGGGTGCTGGTGGCTCAGGGGGCTCTGGGAATGCCATTTACTACTCACCGAATAGTAGTGCTTTGCTCGTTCCTGGGTATTGGGATGGTTACAACCTTGCCAGGGACATTGATGAGGCAGGAAACATCGTAGGCTGTGTCAATCTTGACCCGATTCTTTGGCGTGCCAATGGAACCTATGTGGACCTCACACAACCCAGCAGTTATGGTTCGGCAACAGCCATCAATTCAAGTGGACTGATCAGTGGAACACTGAACGATATCAACGGCAAACACTTAGCGATCTGGAATATATCAGGTCAACTGCTGCACAAGATCTACATTGGTGACCGAGTCAATAATCCCAACCCGTTGACAGAGAGTACCTACATGAATGAAAACGGTGATGTTGTGGTCACTGTGCTCAAGAATGGTGCATTGCGTCACTGTTTTTGGTCGGAGTCTACGGGGCTCCTAGACATCACCACGTTGTTCACCAACACAAGCGGTGGGCGGCTGAACATTATGGGGATCAACAACCGCAGGGAGATGATTGCAACCGGTTACTTTGGAAACGTCTACAAGCAAAACCTACTCCTCACTCCGGTGCCGGAGCCATCTGAAATGATCGTTCTCGGAGTTGGGTTGGTGGGCGTCGTTCTCCGGCGACGCAAGAGAAAAGCAGTCTGA
- a CDS encoding zinc metalloprotease HtpX, with translation MSNFKVFLLMAGMTALLITVGNAVGGSAGLMVMALISAVMNLVTFFFSDKIVLKMVRANPVSESQAPELYSMVRRLSERANIPMPRLYVVNDPSPNAFATGRSPKHGVVAVNDGLLNILNESEIEGVIAHEIAHIKHRDTLTSAIVASLAGMISAIANMAMFANFFSGGDEDRPNPIVLLVVSLIAPIAAMMIQFAVSRAREFEADKTGAELCGRPDGLRNALLKLDRGAQMIPNHTMPQSAAHMCIVNPLSGQQFAKLFSTHPPIEERVRRLDAMR, from the coding sequence ATGAGCAACTTCAAGGTCTTTTTGTTGATGGCGGGAATGACCGCCTTGTTGATCACGGTCGGTAACGCGGTCGGTGGTTCGGCAGGACTGATGGTCATGGCGCTGATTAGCGCGGTGATGAACTTGGTGACGTTCTTCTTCAGCGACAAAATCGTTCTGAAGATGGTTCGGGCGAACCCCGTTTCAGAATCCCAGGCTCCCGAGTTGTATTCGATGGTCCGTCGGCTCTCCGAACGCGCGAACATCCCGATGCCGAGGCTTTATGTCGTCAACGATCCTTCACCGAACGCGTTTGCCACAGGACGGAGTCCAAAACACGGCGTGGTTGCGGTCAATGACGGACTGCTCAACATCTTGAATGAGAGTGAAATCGAAGGGGTGATTGCCCACGAGATCGCACACATCAAGCACCGGGATACGCTCACGAGCGCGATTGTTGCCAGCCTCGCTGGCATGATCAGCGCCATCGCGAATATGGCGATGTTTGCCAACTTCTTCAGCGGCGGGGATGAAGACCGTCCGAATCCGATCGTGCTGCTCGTGGTGAGTTTGATCGCACCAATTGCCGCGATGATGATCCAGTTCGCGGTGAGTCGAGCCCGAGAGTTTGAAGCCGACAAGACGGGCGCGGAGCTTTGTGGTCGGCCCGATGGGCTTCGGAATGCCCTGCTGAAGCTTGACCGAGGAGCGCAGATGATCCCGAACCACACGATGCCTCAGTCCGCGGCACACATGTGTATCGTGAATCCGTTGAGCGGGCAGCAGTTCGCGAAGCTGTTCAGCACGCACCCTCCGATTGAAGAGCGGGTGCGACGACTCGACGCCATGCGCTGA
- a CDS encoding penicillin acylase family protein, translating to MVLTLLSALVLAGPTGISRDEYGVPTAYGDTVEDAYFQAGRAVAQDRLWQMEMSRRIARGQMSEVFGPDSLASDRDALRMAYTEKEYQEQIKKLPKDIQQGFQAYADGINASISERTKAGTLPGGYAQNSFSPRTWTAIDSMAISVRLLRLFGTGGAGEIRNLALLKYLQGKLKGDQALDVVDDLAWFNEPSAPTTLADADDKQASNHLVFEAPTRAVTLAHLASLPQSSLLELAGAVRMASSDDQKLLAQDHQVFYRTGSYAALVAPKRATDGSTILMNGPQMGHSIPSVVHEMTIRSGNTEVTGMDVPGIPGVLIGSTSEIAWGFTSGVADIADIFVTPLQEGDAQKYVVDGAAKPVQQIKFKINVKGQNPVEFVQERTQYGPVILRSNSGKCLYSQRSTQWMREYESMIFINRLASMSTPIGAYEISKRHTSSFNFFFATKSGQIGWRYCGLVPLRSPNVDPRFPILASKKNDWLGMIPEDKMPAQLNPREGLITNWNNKPVSWWPNWDTPAWGKFFHVTELNAALSKRDLSKADIKNAVSTIAKREDGYSPDFIALLEKGIKGKSLTNDQKRMADMILSYTGDLEPGSPKPVAMAKYMEALRNVMVLPVTGNFMSQSTFNTVTQPSFLIQAISGKSKFDFLKGATPEQMAYNALVNLTEANPDPSGWSYVPGSIRVTDQPSIPFINRGTYIQIVSYKDGRRTMETVLNPGVSEAGPFSQNQVPLAREFGYKSVPR from the coding sequence ATGGTTCTGACGCTGCTCTCGGCATTAGTTTTGGCGGGCCCAACCGGCATCTCGCGCGATGAATACGGAGTTCCCACCGCGTACGGCGATACCGTCGAGGACGCGTACTTTCAGGCGGGTCGCGCGGTCGCGCAAGACCGGCTCTGGCAAATGGAAATGAGCCGCCGAATCGCTCGCGGGCAGATGTCCGAGGTGTTCGGGCCCGATTCTCTGGCTAGCGACCGCGACGCTTTGCGAATGGCGTACACCGAAAAAGAATATCAAGAGCAAATCAAGAAGCTTCCGAAGGACATTCAACAGGGTTTCCAAGCCTACGCCGATGGGATCAACGCTTCCATCTCTGAGCGGACAAAGGCGGGCACGTTGCCCGGGGGTTACGCTCAAAATTCGTTCAGCCCGAGAACTTGGACCGCGATCGACAGCATGGCGATTTCGGTTCGATTGCTGCGCCTCTTCGGGACCGGTGGCGCGGGCGAAATCCGAAACCTCGCCTTGCTCAAGTATTTGCAAGGCAAGCTGAAGGGCGATCAAGCGCTGGATGTTGTAGACGATCTGGCCTGGTTCAACGAGCCTTCTGCTCCCACCACGCTCGCCGATGCCGACGACAAGCAAGCGAGCAACCACTTGGTTTTCGAAGCTCCGACCCGAGCCGTCACCCTGGCGCATTTGGCTTCCCTCCCCCAAAGTTCCCTACTTGAACTAGCGGGTGCGGTCCGGATGGCCAGCAGCGACGATCAAAAGCTCCTGGCGCAAGACCATCAAGTCTTCTATAGAACGGGGTCTTATGCGGCTCTGGTCGCGCCGAAACGAGCGACAGACGGCAGCACGATTTTGATGAATGGCCCGCAGATGGGGCACTCGATTCCGAGTGTGGTCCACGAAATGACGATCCGCAGCGGCAATACCGAAGTCACTGGAATGGACGTGCCTGGAATCCCTGGCGTGCTGATCGGCTCGACCAGTGAGATCGCGTGGGGATTCACGAGCGGAGTGGCCGATATCGCCGATATCTTTGTCACCCCGCTTCAAGAAGGCGACGCCCAAAAATACGTCGTGGACGGCGCAGCTAAGCCGGTCCAACAGATCAAATTCAAGATCAACGTCAAGGGGCAGAATCCGGTCGAATTCGTGCAGGAACGCACCCAATACGGCCCGGTCATTCTCCGGTCGAATTCGGGCAAATGCCTTTATTCGCAGCGCAGCACTCAATGGATGCGCGAGTACGAATCGATGATCTTCATCAACCGACTGGCCTCCATGAGCACCCCGATCGGAGCATACGAAATCAGCAAGCGACACACTTCCAGCTTTAACTTTTTCTTTGCGACCAAGTCTGGTCAAATTGGTTGGCGGTATTGCGGGTTGGTGCCGTTGCGGTCGCCGAACGTGGATCCTCGCTTCCCGATCTTGGCGAGCAAGAAGAACGACTGGCTGGGCATGATCCCCGAAGACAAGATGCCGGCACAGTTGAACCCGCGCGAAGGGCTGATCACCAACTGGAACAACAAGCCTGTGAGCTGGTGGCCGAACTGGGACACGCCAGCATGGGGCAAGTTCTTCCACGTGACCGAGTTGAACGCCGCTCTCAGCAAGCGCGACCTCAGCAAGGCGGACATCAAAAACGCGGTCAGCACGATCGCCAAGCGCGAAGACGGCTATTCACCAGATTTCATCGCCCTGCTGGAAAAGGGAATCAAAGGTAAGTCGTTGACGAATGATCAAAAACGGATGGCCGATATGATCCTGAGTTACACGGGCGATCTGGAGCCAGGCAGCCCGAAACCTGTGGCGATGGCGAAATACATGGAAGCGTTGCGAAACGTGATGGTTCTGCCGGTCACGGGCAACTTCATGAGCCAATCCACGTTCAACACGGTGACCCAGCCCTCATTCTTGATCCAGGCGATCAGTGGCAAGTCCAAGTTCGATTTCCTAAAGGGTGCCACGCCAGAACAAATGGCCTACAACGCCCTTGTAAATTTGACCGAAGCCAACCCTGATCCTTCGGGTTGGAGCTACGTTCCTGGATCGATCCGCGTTACTGATCAGCCTTCGATTCCGTTCATCAATCGCGGAACATACATTCAGATTGTCAGCTATAAAGACGGCCGCCGCACCATGGAAACAGTGCTGAATCCAGGTGTGTCCGAAGCCGGTCCGTTTAGCCAGAACCAAGTGCCGCTAGCGCGAGAATTTGGCTACAAATCGGTTCCTCGATGA
- a CDS encoding GAF domain-containing protein: protein MNSTIQTALLDAIHLATRKLASSRRLDDVLPEVLSICVEAVGAEGGTIYLHNKDKCTLEFRHVLPESSAAVLKFSDIPDDFGAAGRVFQNRTTEVSVLEPEIDPSITKKTGVDVHNMITVPLMLDDTEPIGIVQLINKREGVFNDDDQTVLETISSVSTLAYLNWQLLEEQTRASQLLGMGRVAHDIKNMAFALEANLTFSSETVKMAVEHGKEAGSDAESMGYLESIHEIVGELNDSIDRIKRYATLMSDLSAGKELAPEMKLAKLGAVVENAASFLESEGRKNGIEVNYDINYDAPATMHDSMFVFRIVQNLVSNAIKAVAETRHDDVDDVESVLVRYRFDKKHYIEVVDTGPGMTRETADKILRGSARSVWAKSSGSGWGTKIVLELTHAHGGEVSIDSESGVGTTFRVCLPHKQS, encoded by the coding sequence GTGAACTCCACGATTCAGACCGCCTTACTTGATGCCATACACTTGGCGACCCGGAAGCTGGCAAGCAGCCGGCGGCTGGATGACGTCCTGCCGGAAGTTCTCTCAATTTGCGTGGAAGCGGTTGGCGCCGAAGGCGGCACGATCTATCTGCACAATAAAGATAAGTGCACCCTTGAATTCCGCCATGTGTTGCCGGAATCCAGCGCAGCGGTCCTCAAATTCAGTGACATCCCGGACGATTTTGGTGCTGCAGGACGCGTGTTTCAGAACCGCACAACTGAAGTGAGCGTTCTTGAACCAGAAATCGATCCAAGCATCACCAAAAAGACCGGTGTCGATGTCCACAACATGATCACCGTCCCGCTGATGTTGGACGACACGGAGCCGATCGGCATCGTCCAGTTGATCAACAAACGCGAGGGAGTTTTCAACGATGATGACCAAACCGTCCTGGAAACGATCAGCTCGGTTTCAACGCTCGCCTACTTGAACTGGCAATTGCTGGAAGAACAAACTCGTGCCTCTCAGCTATTGGGAATGGGCCGTGTCGCACACGATATCAAGAATATGGCGTTTGCCCTGGAAGCAAACCTGACCTTCAGCTCCGAGACCGTCAAGATGGCCGTGGAACATGGCAAGGAAGCTGGTTCGGACGCTGAATCGATGGGCTACCTAGAGAGCATTCACGAGATCGTTGGCGAACTCAACGACAGTATCGACCGAATCAAGCGGTATGCCACTTTGATGAGCGACCTGAGCGCGGGCAAGGAGCTTGCACCAGAGATGAAGCTCGCCAAGCTTGGCGCGGTGGTGGAAAACGCTGCTTCATTCCTCGAATCTGAGGGTCGCAAGAACGGCATAGAAGTCAACTACGACATCAATTACGATGCTCCGGCGACCATGCACGACAGCATGTTCGTGTTTCGCATTGTGCAGAACCTGGTGTCGAACGCTATCAAGGCTGTCGCTGAAACTCGGCACGATGACGTGGATGATGTCGAGAGCGTGCTCGTTCGGTACCGGTTTGACAAGAAACACTATATAGAAGTCGTGGACACCGGGCCAGGAATGACTCGGGAAACCGCGGACAAAATTTTGCGTGGATCGGCGCGGAGCGTCTGGGCAAAATCCAGCGGATCCGGCTGGGGTACCAAAATCGTTTTGGAACTCACCCATGCACACGGTGGAGAAGTCTCAATCGATAGCGAATCGGGAGTTGGTACAACTTTTCGGGTTTGCTTGCCCCATAAACAGAGTTAG
- the aroC gene encoding chorismate synthase, producing MGSSFGKLFTISTFGESHGSGVGVVIDGCLPGMRLDLHQVQNELDRRRPGQSSIVSQRNELDQVEVLSGLNQDGVTLGTPIALMVRNTDARPKDYSETESAYRPSHADYTYEEKYGLTSESGGGRASARETIGRVAAGAVAKQILSEKFGVEVLAWVQKVHDIIADVDPETVTLKQVESTPVRCPDPEVAARMIEKIEAVRKLGDSVGGVVQAVARNVPAGWGEPVFDKLEADLAKAMLSLPACKGFESGSGFAGTNMTGSQHNDPFRSDPHKRVYTTSNHSGGIQGGISNGMPILIRAAFKPTATILHEQDTVSRPGREDTVIKGRGRHDACVLPRAVPMVEAMMALVLVDHALRHRALTER from the coding sequence ATGGGAAGTTCATTCGGAAAACTGTTCACGATCTCGACCTTTGGCGAAAGTCATGGTTCAGGGGTCGGGGTCGTGATAGATGGTTGCTTGCCTGGCATGCGGTTAGACTTGCACCAGGTTCAGAATGAACTCGATCGCCGCCGACCTGGCCAAAGCTCAATCGTCTCACAGCGGAACGAATTGGATCAGGTCGAAGTGCTCAGCGGACTGAATCAAGATGGGGTCACGCTCGGGACACCGATCGCTTTGATGGTGCGAAACACTGATGCACGGCCTAAGGATTACTCGGAAACCGAATCTGCCTACCGCCCCAGCCATGCGGACTACACCTATGAAGAGAAGTACGGGCTGACATCAGAATCGGGTGGAGGGCGAGCGAGCGCCCGCGAGACTATCGGGCGCGTGGCAGCTGGGGCGGTCGCCAAGCAGATTTTGAGTGAGAAATTCGGCGTCGAAGTTCTGGCTTGGGTGCAGAAAGTTCACGATATCATTGCCGACGTTGACCCCGAGACCGTCACTCTAAAGCAGGTTGAAAGCACACCCGTTCGTTGCCCGGATCCTGAAGTCGCGGCGAGAATGATTGAAAAAATCGAGGCCGTTCGAAAGCTCGGAGATAGCGTCGGAGGCGTGGTGCAGGCAGTCGCTCGAAATGTACCGGCTGGATGGGGTGAACCTGTATTTGATAAGCTCGAAGCTGATCTGGCTAAAGCCATGCTTAGCCTCCCGGCATGCAAGGGATTTGAGTCCGGAAGTGGTTTTGCCGGCACTAATATGACCGGAAGCCAGCACAATGACCCGTTTCGCTCGGACCCCCACAAGCGGGTATACACAACATCAAATCACAGTGGCGGAATCCAAGGTGGTATCAGCAACGGGATGCCAATCTTGATTCGAGCCGCGTTCAAGCCGACAGCGACGATTTTGCATGAGCAGGACACCGTTTCGCGGCCCGGCCGAGAAGACACCGTGATTAAAGGCAGAGGAAGGCATGATGCTTGCGTGTTGCCAAGAGCAGTGCCAATGGTTGAAGCGATGATGGCGCTGGTTCTGGTGGACCATGCGCTCCGGCATCGAGCCTTAACAGAGCGTTAA
- a CDS encoding NAD+ synthase, with the protein MGENWVVIPICRSERRNLLDPSVLQLNNKLLRDWLVAFLKDEVIRQRGISKVVLGLSGGVDSAVVAYLAAEAFGPKNVYAIRLPYAISSPESLTHAELVVNDTGINCETIEITAMVDGYRLLADPEMSGQRIGNICARCRMTILFDQAMKVGGLPLGTGNKTERLFGYYTWHADDAPPINPLGDLFKSQVWPLARELGVPAPIVDKPPTADLIKGQTDEGDFGLKYEEADSILNLIIRGFTRERLLAMGVLEHSLNLVEKRLDGTHWKRRLPTVAMVSDTAIGEYYLRPVDYR; encoded by the coding sequence ATGGGGGAAAATTGGGTTGTGATCCCGATCTGCCGATCTGAGCGCCGCAACCTCCTGGACCCCTCGGTACTGCAACTGAACAACAAATTGTTGCGCGATTGGCTGGTCGCCTTTCTAAAGGATGAAGTCATTCGGCAGCGCGGAATCAGCAAAGTCGTGCTCGGGCTTTCTGGCGGAGTGGATTCGGCGGTCGTCGCCTATTTGGCGGCGGAAGCGTTCGGCCCAAAGAACGTCTATGCCATCCGGTTGCCCTATGCGATCAGTTCCCCCGAAAGCCTGACCCATGCCGAATTGGTGGTCAACGATACCGGCATCAACTGCGAGACCATCGAGATCACGGCGATGGTGGACGGGTACCGATTGCTCGCCGATCCAGAGATGTCGGGACAACGCATCGGCAACATCTGCGCGCGGTGCCGCATGACCATTCTCTTCGATCAGGCGATGAAGGTCGGCGGGCTCCCGCTCGGAACAGGGAACAAGACCGAGCGCTTATTCGGCTATTACACTTGGCACGCGGACGATGCCCCGCCGATCAACCCGCTTGGCGATCTGTTCAAGTCGCAAGTTTGGCCATTGGCTCGCGAGCTTGGAGTGCCAGCCCCAATCGTGGACAAACCACCCACCGCCGACTTGATCAAAGGTCAGACCGACGAGGGAGACTTTGGGCTCAAATACGAAGAAGCCGATTCGATTTTGAACCTGATCATCCGGGGGTTCACGCGGGAACGGTTGCTCGCGATGGGGGTGCTCGAACACTCGCTCAATTTGGTCGAAAAGCGGCTCGACGGAACGCATTGGAAGCGGCGACTTCCGACCGTGGCGATGGTGAGCGACACGGCGATCGGAGAGTACTATCTGCGGCCCGTGGACTATCGGTAG
- a CDS encoding phosphate ABC transporter ATP-binding protein translates to METEIPTEKTHAKITARGIDMFYGSFQALYGVGIDVFEGKSTAFIGPSGCGKSTFLRCLNRMNDLIEGAKVVGEICLDGENIYSSGVDPVALRKRVGMVFQKPNPFPMSIYDNVAYGPRIHGIKKKADLDVIVEECLTKSALWNEVKDKLKQSGTALSGGQQQRLCIARTLAVDPEIILMDEPCSALDPIATAKIEELIAELKQRYTIVIVTHNMQQAQRASDYTAFFLMGRLIEFNKTYDLFTNPKEKQTDDYISGRFG, encoded by the coding sequence ATGGAAACTGAAATTCCAACCGAAAAGACGCACGCAAAGATCACCGCGCGCGGGATTGACATGTTTTACGGCAGCTTTCAAGCGCTGTACGGCGTGGGCATCGACGTCTTTGAAGGTAAATCCACTGCGTTCATCGGCCCATCGGGCTGCGGCAAATCGACTTTTCTTCGCTGTCTGAACCGGATGAACGACCTGATCGAGGGTGCCAAGGTTGTCGGCGAGATCTGCTTGGACGGTGAGAACATTTACAGCTCTGGGGTCGATCCTGTGGCACTGCGCAAGCGCGTTGGAATGGTCTTCCAGAAGCCAAATCCGTTCCCGATGTCGATCTATGACAACGTCGCATACGGCCCGAGAATCCACGGAATCAAAAAGAAGGCCGACTTAGACGTGATCGTCGAGGAGTGCCTTACCAAGTCCGCACTCTGGAACGAGGTCAAAGACAAACTGAAGCAAAGTGGAACCGCGCTCTCTGGAGGACAACAGCAGCGACTTTGCATCGCCCGGACGTTGGCGGTTGATCCAGAGATCATTTTGATGGACGAACCGTGCTCTGCATTGGACCCGATCGCCACTGCGAAAATCGAAGAACTGATCGCGGAGTTGAAGCAGCGCTACACGATCGTCATCGTCACGCACAACATGCAGCAAGCTCAGCGCGCGAGCGATTACACCGCGTTCTTCTTGATGGGGCGGCTGATCGAATTCAACAAGACCTACGACCTGTTTACGAATCCGAAAGAAAAGCAAACTGACGATTACATCAGCGGCCGCTTCGGTTGA
- a CDS encoding amidohydrolase family protein, with the protein MHRRFHNFLNPDGSPGAMLLNGEGKIISRELAAGEVAVPDSVDLNGAYVLPAFVDSHCHILPTGLDLQKLNLGHCKTPDEVLQMVSDALKGIEPGKWLQAVHYDQTKFDGAQHLTREDLDKLSDTVPISLRHVNGHASVVNSAALRAANISESESDPAGGTYRRDSSGRLDGVLLERAHEIVTSRAPEPSLEEMVEAIVAAGKAMQSLGITHATDMMTGRWHLLKELEAYHQASERESGLRISLYMQWSAVLGPRGFRPHMIQEISCQMQPDRCQIAGLKIFADGAIGSATAAIYGSYSTAEDQTATESGTLIYAREKLQQMMVKAAKAGYRVAVHAIGDRAVDEVLTAFEMTPDPAIHRLEHAMMLTDERIERIRKTGCFVTMQPEFLHRFGKAYQVQLGAERAAKLKRFRSVKAAGIPLAFNSDRPIVLGDPWIGIRTAANRPDGFDPSENLSVAEAFDCYTQRGRDADRCGDELGSLKLYQLADFVTYDKNPLKDESASITGVYRGGEKIC; encoded by the coding sequence ATGCACCGCAGATTTCATAACTTTTTGAACCCAGATGGCTCGCCCGGCGCGATGCTGTTGAATGGAGAGGGCAAGATCATCAGTCGGGAATTGGCTGCTGGTGAGGTGGCGGTGCCGGACTCGGTGGACTTGAACGGCGCCTATGTCCTACCGGCGTTTGTCGATTCACATTGCCACATTCTGCCGACCGGGCTGGACCTGCAAAAGCTGAACTTGGGGCATTGCAAGACTCCTGATGAAGTGCTCCAAATGGTGAGCGACGCGCTGAAAGGGATCGAGCCAGGGAAGTGGTTGCAGGCGGTTCATTACGATCAAACCAAGTTCGATGGCGCGCAACACCTCACTCGGGAAGACCTCGACAAACTCTCGGACACCGTTCCGATCTCTTTGCGGCACGTCAACGGACACGCCAGCGTCGTGAACTCTGCCGCCCTTCGTGCGGCGAATATCTCGGAGTCGGAATCCGATCCTGCTGGTGGCACCTACCGGCGGGATTCGAGCGGACGATTGGACGGTGTTTTGCTGGAACGCGCGCATGAGATCGTCACGAGTCGCGCCCCGGAGCCGAGCCTCGAAGAGATGGTGGAGGCGATCGTTGCGGCGGGCAAGGCGATGCAATCCTTGGGCATCACCCATGCGACCGACATGATGACTGGCCGCTGGCACTTGCTGAAGGAGTTGGAGGCTTATCACCAGGCTAGCGAACGGGAAAGTGGCTTGCGGATTTCGCTCTACATGCAATGGAGCGCGGTGCTCGGCCCTCGCGGGTTCCGTCCGCATATGATCCAAGAGATTTCATGCCAGATGCAGCCTGATCGTTGCCAGATCGCGGGCCTGAAGATCTTCGCCGATGGCGCGATCGGTTCGGCGACTGCAGCGATCTATGGCAGCTATTCGACCGCCGAAGATCAAACCGCCACCGAATCCGGCACCTTGATTTACGCGCGTGAGAAGCTGCAACAGATGATGGTCAAAGCGGCTAAAGCGGGGTACCGAGTGGCGGTTCACGCCATCGGCGATCGAGCAGTGGATGAAGTTCTGACAGCTTTCGAGATGACCCCCGATCCAGCGATTCACCGGCTCGAACACGCAATGATGCTCACCGACGAGCGAATCGAACGAATTCGTAAAACAGGGTGCTTTGTGACGATGCAACCGGAATTCTTGCACCGATTTGGCAAGGCTTATCAGGTTCAACTCGGAGCGGAGCGGGCGGCCAAGCTCAAGCGGTTTCGGTCGGTCAAAGCGGCCGGGATTCCCCTTGCCTTTAACAGCGATCGACCGATTGTGTTGGGAGATCCTTGGATTGGAATTCGTACTGCGGCGAATCGGCCGGATGGCTTCGACCCTTCCGAGAATCTGTCCGTTGCAGAGGCGTTCGATTGCTACACCCAACGCGGGCGAGATGCGGATCGTTGCGGCGACGAGCTCGGCTCATTGAAGCTGTACCAGTTGGCAGATTTCGTGACGTATGACAAAAATCCGCTCAAGGATGAATCGGCGTCGATCACCGGGGTGTATCGTGGGGGAGAGAAGATATGTTGA